One stretch of Podospora pseudoanserina strain CBS 124.78 chromosome 4, whole genome shotgun sequence DNA includes these proteins:
- a CDS encoding hypothetical protein (COG:S; EggNog:ENOG503P1BG), producing the protein MVRINLCNWGRTPSASNSTLPLRTREKEELPRSQSMLQIHPLETEDGVLIKIDPPKEPELEDLRERNHVPLDLVLSIDVSGSMGADAPVPAKNGTEGEHYGLSVLDLVRHAAKTILETLDDHDRLGIVTFSTSSKVVRELTYMTPANKAKILKQLDALQPLSMTNLWHGIRDGLSLFNNNLKAVNDRRNPGSGRVPALLVLTDGMPNHQCPNQGYVAKLRQWSTLPASIHTFGFGYSLRSGLLKSIAEVGGGNYSFIPDAGMIGTVFVHAVANLQSTFATNAELQLTYPAPLELRQTTGDAVEKQQPSSPSGDDSPNKTLYISLGNLQYGQSREIYLSYNCTSEYIKSVKTKKSSTPLPTITVVLKFHEDTHSFNPNQPTRLTAKRNITDHSVSLPPAEIAYHISRSSLISFISKFFPLDFENEHQPLSDLPDDIPSQLTALVNSLPAVKYTTTHPGCKSLLIDLCGLNIDPLTTPPSSWTGQIALALTNTQYYFRWGKHYLPSLAGAHARQICNTFKDAGPKQYGAHSPLFITCRDKLDDAFDHLPAPKPSNALPPVYARYTPASDSPPAYDTQDYRDEGWKWGSGAGNSGDVYNTANVTINMSDYNDEEGACFAGFTLVTLANGNSVKIGSLRRGARVLTPRGERKVAAVMKTPVRRMGMTVVQGGRQRFLVTGWHPVRVGEKWVFPREMKAGGRVRYTGFIYSVLLERDDDVEAHAIMLGGGGVWGVTLGHGMTGSSTTGDDVRAHGFFGDYDMVGRALSGLQRLGNGLVLGGGVVRDPVDGLVNGFKRAVVTRTPGPVARGGCGKQRRMMLYA; encoded by the exons ATGGTCCGAATCAATCTTTGTAACTGGGGAAGGACGCCTAGTGCCTCGAATTCGACACTACCCCTGAGAACccgagagaaggaggagctccCAAGATCACAGTCGATGCTTCAGATCCACCCTCTTGAGACCGAAGATGGTGTATTAATCAAGATTGACCCACCCAAAGAACCCGAGCTTGAAGACTTACGAGAACGAAACCATGTGCCTCTTGATTTGGTCCTCTCGATCGATGTGTCAGGCAGCATGGGTGCAGATGCACCTGTTCCAGCAAAGAACGGCACAGAAGGAGAGCATTATGGCTTGTCGGTGCTGGATCTTGTGAGGCACGCAGCCAAGACTATCTTGGAGACATTGGACGATCATGACAGGTTGGGGATTGTGACgttcagcaccagcagcaag GTGGTTCGAGAGCTCACATACATGACACCAgccaacaaggccaagatcctCAAGCAGCTTGATGCGTTACAGCCGTTATCTATGACCAATCTGTGGCATGGTATCCGTGATGGCCTCAGTTTGTTCAATAACAATCTCAAGGCAGTCAATGACCGTCGCAACCCTGGCAGTGGCCGAGTACCGGCCTTGTTAGTTCTCACAGATGGCATGCCGAATCACCAGTGCCCAAATCAGGGATATGTGGCCAAACTCAGGCAGTGGAGTACCCTTCCTGCCTCCATTCACACTTTTGGATTTGGGTATAGCTTGCGATCTGGTCTGCTCAAGTCGATTGCCGAGGTCGGCGGTGGCAACTACTCCTTCATTCCAGATGCCGGCATGATT GGAACTGTCTTCGTACATGCTGTCGCTAATCTCCAGTCAACTTTCGCAACCAATGCCGAACTCCAGCTCACCTACCCAGCGCCGCTGGAGCTCAGACAGACAACAGGCGATGCCGTggagaaacaacaaccatcttcaccatctgGGGACGACTCTCCCAATAAAACTCTCTACATCTCCCTCGGCAACCTCCAATACGGCCAATCCCGAGAAATCTACCTCAGCTACAACTGCACCTCAGAGTACATCAAGTCCGTCAAGACCAAAAAAAGCTCTACCCCGCTCCCAACCATCACAGTAGTCCTCAAATTTCACGAAGACACCcactccttcaaccccaaccaacccacccgTCTCACCGCCAAACGCAACATCACCGACCACtccgtctccctcccccctgccGAAATAGCCTACCACAtctcccgctcctccctcatctccttcatctccaagTTCTTCCCCCTCGACTTCGAAAACGAGCACCAACCCCTCTCCGACCTCCCCGACGACATCCCGTCCCAACTCACCGCCCTcgtcaactccctccccgccgtgaaatacaccaccacccacccaggCTGcaaatccctcctcatcgaccTCTGCGGCCTCAACATCGACCCCttaaccacccccccctcatcctgGACCGGTCAGATCGCCCTCGCGCTGACAAACACGCAATATTACTTCCGCTGGGGAAAACACTACCTCCCCTCCCTAGCCGGCGCCCACGCCCGCCAAATCTGCAACACCTTCAAAGACGCCGGCCCAAAACAATACGGAGCCCACTCCCCTTTATTCATCACCTGCAGAGACAAATTAGACGACGCGTtcgaccacctccccgccccaaAGCCGAGCAATGCCCTGCCACCAGTCTACGCCCGGTACACCCCCGCCTCTGATTCCCCGCCGGCGTACGACACCCAGGATTATAGAGACGAAGGCTGGAAGTGGGGCAGCGGTGCTGGCAACAGTGGTGATGTATACAACACCGCCAACGTCACAATCAACATGTCAGATTACAATGACGAAGAAGGGGCTTGTTTTGCCGGTTTCACCCTCGTCACGTTGGCAAACGGCAACAGCGTCAAGATTGGTTCTTTGCGAAGGGGGGCAAGGGTGTTGACTCcgaggggagagagaaaggtTGCTGCGGTGATGAAAACCCCCGTGAGAAGAATGGGGATGACAGTTGTTCAGGGGGGACGGCAAAGGTTTTTGGTTACGGGGTGGCATCCTGTTAGGGTTGGGGAAAAGTGGGTTTTCCCGCGGGAGATGaaggcgggggggagggtgaggtatACGGGGTTTATTTACTCTGTTTTGCTTGAAAGGGACGACGACGTGGAGGCGCATGCGATTAtgttgggtgggggaggggtttggggggttacGTTGGGGCATGGGATGACCGGTTCTTCGACTACAGGGGATGATGTGAGGGCTCATGGGTTCTTTGGGGATTATGACATGGTTGGGAGGGCGCTGTCGGGGTTGCAGAGACTGGGTAATGGGTTGGTCCTTGGAGGCGGGGTGGTGAGAGATCcggtggatgggttggtgaatGGGTTCAAGAGGGCTGTGGTCACTCGGACGCCAGGGCCTGTTGCcagagggggttgtgggaagcagaggaggatgatgttgtaCGCTTAG
- a CDS encoding hypothetical protein (COG:L; EggNog:ENOG50) — protein sequence MASDQKPLNGFQMPPSNKTENCPQGTVDSQANPAMSSTSATPPPNSLAPHVQVSFGSPSTITSPAPFNRAVSVPRGTPKSFSSQLNAVSWSTQDIADVRNELRKALPFYKNIYATLEVQPEVVSRLDVLQHLGVNIHHPHIARPGGLGSLLGIWNELAGYSNKQIRDLKNKNASLNHEISNLKRKVADLEASDTKPDQEMAGTEKKETAKEPTRFDGSEPNKYVRYFNFMLWKRDITRAWSDKPDTFKTEKVKICYILFFLDGDAFWDIADAVEAIVNSDQSSDAWEFKTGEELLDHLTEKYGKRE from the coding sequence ATGGCCTCTGACCAGAAGCCCTTGAACGGATTCCAAATGCCTCCCAGCAACAAGACTGAGAACTGTCCTCAAGGCACCGTCGATTCCCAAGCCAATCCCGCGATGTCTTCCACCAGCgcgacccctcccccaaattCGCTGGCCCCTCATGTTCAAGTGTCTTTTGGGTCCCCTTctaccatcaccagcccagcCCCGTTCAATCGCGCCGTCTCTGTTCCCAGAGGTACCCCAAaatccttttcctcccaaTTAAATGCAGTGTCTTGGTCCACTCAGGACATCGCCGACGTCCGTAATGAACTCCGGAAAGCGCTACCATTCTACAAGAACATCTATGCCACCCTCGAGGTCCAACCCGAGGTCGTCTCCAGGCTCGACGTCCTCCAGCATCTGGGAgtcaacatccaccaccctcacatTGCTCGTCCTGGCGGCCTGGGTAGCCTGCTTGGAATCTGGAATGAGCTGGCTGGATACTCCAACAAGCAAATTCGGGATTTGAAGAACAAGAATGCCAGTCTGAATCATGAGATCAGCAACTTGAAGAGAAAGGTTGCCGACCTCGAAGCTAGTGACACAAAGCCCGATCAAGAGATGGCCGGTAccgaaaagaaagaaaccgCCAAAGAGCCCACCCGATTTGATGGCTCCGAGCCTAACAAGTATGTTCGGTATTTCAACTTTATGCTCTGGAAACGCGACATCACCCGCGCCTGGAGCGACAAGCCAGACACCTTCAAAACGGAGAAGGTCAAGATCTGCTACATCTTGTTTTTCCTTGACGGCGATGCTTTTTGGGATATTGCTGATGCTGTCGAGGCGATTGTGAACAGCGATCAGAGCAGCGATGCTTGGGAGTTCAAGACGGGCGAGGAGCTGCTCGATCACCTCACAGAGAAATATGGGAAGCGAGAGTAG
- the rpl13 gene encoding 60S ribosomal protein L13 (COG:J; EggNog:ENOG503P222): MAIKHNQQIPNNHFRKDWQRRVRCHFDQPGKKVTRRLARRAKAAAVAPRPVDKLRPIVRCPTIKYNRRTRLGRGFSLAELKAAGIPKLYAPTIGIAVDPRRANLSEESLAANVERLKAYKARLIVFPRKSNKVKKADTPKDQQSGETVKTIASAFGLGAPLAPGFTEISKSDLPKNVEGGAYKALRKARSDARYQGIREKRAKDKADEEKAKK; the protein is encoded by the exons ATG GCGATCAAGCACAACCAGCAGATTCCCAACAACC ATTTCCGCAAGGATTGGCAGAGGCGCGTGCGGTGCCACTTCGACCAG CCCGGCAAGAAGGTCACCCGCCGTCTGGCGCGCCGTGCGAAggctgctgccgttgcccCTCGCCCCGTCGACAAGCTCCGCCCCATCGTCAGATGCCC CACCATCAAGTATAACCGTCGGACACGCCTCGGCCGTGGTTTCTCCCTCGCTGAGCTCAAGGCTGCCGGTATCCCCAAGCTTTATGCTCCCACCATCGGCATTGCCGTCGACCCCCGCCGTGCCAACCTCTCCGAGGAGTCCCTTGCCGCCAATGTCGAGCGCCTCAAGGCCTACAAGGCCCGCTTGATCGTCTTCCCCCGCAAGTCCAACAAGGTCAAAAAGGCCGACACCCCCAAGGACCAGCAGTCCGGCGAGACCGTCAAGACCATTGCCTCCGCTTTCGGTCTTGGTGCCCCTCTTGCTCCTGGCTTCACCGAGATCTCCAAGAGCGACCTCCCCAAGAACGTCGAGGGCGGTGCCTACAAGGCCCTCCGCAAGGCCAGATCCGATGCCCGCTACCAGGGCATCCGCGAGAAGCGcgccaaggacaaggccgacgaggagaaggccaagaaatAG